From the genome of Leptospira andrefontaineae, one region includes:
- a CDS encoding helix-turn-helix domain-containing protein, translating to MEKSWGDKLDQWIGKAIRENRKKAKITVEALSEATNLSKSSIVQIERGDQSTPIHNIYRIAEVLSIDILEILPTMQDYRKLKSAPVDNLSLDRVSSEELSNVMHFLSTYKKDPKSARKKKS from the coding sequence TGGATCGGGAAGGCAATTCGAGAGAATCGAAAAAAGGCAAAAATTACCGTAGAGGCCTTATCCGAAGCGACAAATTTATCGAAATCATCTATCGTACAAATCGAAAGAGGGGATCAGTCTACTCCCATTCATAATATTTACAGAATTGCCGAGGTACTAAGTATTGATATCTTGGAGATTTTGCCAACAATGCAAGATTACCGAAAACTTAAATCTGCACCGGTAGATAATCTTTCGCTAGACCGAGTCAGTTCAGAAGAATTATCAAACGTGATGCATTTCTTATCTACTTACAAAAAGGACCCTAAAAGTGCGCGGAAGAAAAAATCCTGA
- a CDS encoding ImmA/IrrE family metallo-endopeptidase codes for MRGRKNPEAIAENLLREFPSLQKLPIAVEKIIEKKGIDLHITELPSDISGILNVENKQYSIFVQESHHEHRQRFTMAHELGHFLIHHPETTHIDRKSYFRSPLSSTALDREEIEANRFAAAILMPKEMVEQEVKKFIETYGDDIIDTEEDNNPLITSLATKFKVSPAAMMLRLQNLEILDGF; via the coding sequence GTGCGCGGAAGAAAAAATCCTGAAGCTATTGCAGAAAACCTGCTAAGAGAATTTCCTTCACTCCAAAAACTGCCGATTGCAGTAGAGAAGATCATAGAAAAGAAGGGAATTGATCTGCACATAACTGAATTGCCCAGTGATATTTCTGGTATTCTAAATGTGGAGAATAAACAATATTCCATTTTTGTACAAGAGTCTCACCATGAACATCGACAACGCTTTACGATGGCACATGAATTGGGACATTTTTTAATCCACCATCCCGAAACCACTCATATCGATAGAAAGTCTTACTTTAGGAGTCCACTTTCCTCTACAGCTTTAGATCGTGAAGAAATTGAAGCAAATCGTTTTGCAGCCGCGATCCTTATGCCCAAAGAAATGGTTGAGCAAGAAGTCAAAAAATTTATCGAAACTTATGGGGATGATATCATTGATACAGAAGAAGATAACAATCCTTTGATCACATCCCTTGCGACAAAGTTCAAAGTAAGTCCTGCCGCAATGATGTTACGATTACAGAATTTAGAGATTTTGGATGGGTTTTAA